The genomic interval CGCAAGCGTCCGCTGCCGGGCGGTGAGGAAGGCCCGCACCTCCGGGTGCGCAGCCACCCGGGCCACCACCGCGTTCACCTCCACGGATCGGATGGCCTCCGTCACGTCCTCCCCATCGCACCAGATCCGGAAACCCTCCGGAGAGGGCTGGATCCGGAGCTCCAGGGCACGCGCGAGCTCCGCCACCCGTCCCCCGTCCTCCGGGGGAATTCCTTCCCGCAGAACCCGCCAGGCTACCGCCCGGTACATGGCACCCGTGTCCACGTACCGGTATCCCAGCCTCTTCGCCAGCAGGCGCGCCACCGTTCCCTTCCCCGCGCCCATGGGGCCATCGATGGCGATCACGGGACGCCGGCGCATGCGCCTCCCCGCAGAGCCGGGGGCAAGATCACGGGCCGGGCCGAGCGGGGGTGCGGGAGCACCAGGGGCTCCACCCCGTACACGGCCCGGAGGGAGTCCGCGGTGAGCACCTCCTCCGGGAGGCCCTGGGCGTACACCCGGCCCTCGCGCAGCAGGACCATGCGGTCACACACCAAACTGGCCAGGTTCAGGTCGTGCAGGGTGCACACCACCGCGGCACCGGAGTCCCCTAGATCCCTCAGGAGTTCCAGGGTCTCCCCCTGGTGCGCGAGGTCCAGGTGCGCGGTGGGCTCATCCAGGAGGAATACCCGCGCCTTCTGGGCCAGGGCCCGGGCGAGCAGCACCCGCTGACGTTCCCCCCCGCTCGTGGCCCCGAAGGGGCGGCGGGCCAGGTGTCGGGTATTCGTGCGGTCCATGGCTTCCCGTACCGCCCGCTCGTCGGCTTCCAGATCCCCGTGCGCGTAGCGTCCCATGCGGACCACTTCCTCGCACGTAAACCCCGGGGGACAGAGGGGATCCTGGGGCAGGTACGCGATCCAGCGGGCCCGCTCCCGCGGTGGGATGTCCGAGACCGGACGGTCCCCGAGGAGCACGGTGCCCGCGGTGGGCCGCAGCAGGCCTGCAAGACAGCGCAGGAGGGTGGTCTTGCCCGCACCGTTGGGACCGCACAGGGCCACCACCTCCCCTGGCCCCACCTCCACCGTCACCTCCCGGAGGACCGGAACGCCTCCGTACCCCGCCTGGACCGAGCGCGCCACAAGCCGCATCGGTTTACCGCTCCTCCTGCCAGGTGACTTCTGGATGGAGGACGCGCGCGATCTGCTCGAGGCCTAGGACGAGCCGGGGACCCGGCCGCGTCACCCAGGAGGGATTGAGCGCGTAAACCCGCCCTGCCCGCACCGCGTCCAGGAGGCGCCAGGCGGGACGCCGCATCACCCGGTCTCGGCCGGGGTGGAGGACCAGGATGACCTCCGGGTTCCGGCGGAGGATCTGCTCCTCGGAGACCTGGGGCCAGCCCGCCAGTTCCCGGAAGACGTTCTCGCCCCCCGCGAGCCCGAGGAGGTCGTGCAGGAAGGTCCCCCGGGCGGCGGTGAGAAACGGCTGATCCCAGACCTCCACGAAGACCCTGGGCCGCGGCCGGGAGCGGGGCAGCTGGGTCCGGATCCTGTTCACCCGCTCCCGCATTCCCTCCACGACTCCGCGGGCCCCCTCCGTCCTTCCCGTCACCTGGCCCAGGAGGAGGATGGCCCGAT from Armatimonadota bacterium carries:
- a CDS encoding cobalamin-binding protein → MRTLTTAVTGWRFLATLLAGLLAGTAWGSGPVRVLDALGQTLTFSAPPRRIVSLAPSMTEILYAIGARDLVVGVSSADDYPPEVRRKPQVGGVHLDYERLAALRPDLVVGLVSLQRANLERLRGLGYRVLALDPRSLQDTYRAILLLGQVTGRTEGARGVVEGMRERVNRIRTQLPRSRPRPRVFVEVWDQPFLTAARGTFLHDLLGLAGGENVFRELAGWPQVSEEQILRRNPEVILVLHPGRDRVMRRPAWRLLDAVRAGRVYALNPSWVTRPGPRLVLGLEQIARVLHPEVTWQEER
- a CDS encoding heme ABC transporter ATP-binding protein, whose product is MRLVARSVQAGYGGVPVLREVTVEVGPGEVVALCGPNGAGKTTLLRCLAGLLRPTAGTVLLGDRPVSDIPPRERARWIAYLPQDPLCPPGFTCEEVVRMGRYAHGDLEADERAVREAMDRTNTRHLARRPFGATSGGERQRVLLARALAQKARVFLLDEPTAHLDLAHQGETLELLRDLGDSGAAVVCTLHDLNLASLVCDRMVLLREGRVYAQGLPEEVLTADSLRAVYGVEPLVLPHPRSARPVILPPALRGGACAGVP
- the cmk gene encoding (d)CMP kinase, with translation MRRRPVIAIDGPMGAGKGTVARLLAKRLGYRYVDTGAMYRAVAWRVLREGIPPEDGGRVAELARALELRIQPSPEGFRIWCDGEDVTEAIRSVEVNAVVARVAAHPEVRAFLTARQRTLAEGGGVVMEGRDIGTVVVPEAELKIYLDASLEERARRRWAEFQAAGLEIPYERVLEIVRRDDELARNRAVAPLRRAPDARVVDTTGRTPEEVVEEIAALARALEGER